TCTGCTTTTATGCATAAATTGTATATCACAGCAAAAAAATATCCCACATCAAAGCACTCAGGATAGCTTGCAAAAAAAGGATAAGATTGAAAAGGTAGAGGTTACAGAACAAACCAGAGGGACAAACAGGAAAATGACGTTTACTCCCGGTTCTAAAATCGTATCCGTAAATGGGAATGTATCAAATTCTATAGTATCAGATGAAGATTGGGCAAGCATCATACATCAAACAGACCTTATTGATCTGGATAAAATAGCTTCATTAAAGGCTCCTTCAGAAGGACGGTTTACTGATAGGGCTTTATCTTCTGTTGTATCCATTACAGTCAACGGTAAGGTTTACCAGTCCTCAACTTTTGATTCAGGTATACCTCCGAAAGAATTGGAAAATCTGTATCAGCTTCTGGTAAAAGAAACAGATATAAAATAGGAACTTCCCAAAAAGAACTTTCGTTAGTAGATGGTTTTTAATAAGAAAATAATAGGTCATCAAAAGGGTAAAAAGAAGATAACCCACAAACGAAAATAATGATAACTCAAATGTTGAAAGGTAGATTGAGTAAAAACTGAAGCTTAAAAAATTAATTCCACAAGGATTGAGGCCTCAATAAGCAGGGTAATATAACCAATAAGTCGATTGAAGAATTCAAAATAATATAAAGATAAGATTTATTTAAAATTATGATAACCACTATTTTTTATAGTGGTTTTTTTATTGGATATTTATTTAAAATTTCAATATATATTAATAAATTGTTAATTACTATGATTATTTTATTGTTAATTGGTATATTTGTTGCGAATTTAATATTTAATTATTTAATAATGAGAACAAATTTATTTTTTAAAATTATGATGAATCGTCAGTTTTTTGTGTTTTTATTGATGTTTTCGTCAATTGGTTTTAATGCTCAGATTTCTGCATTTCCATGGACGGAAACTTTTGAAGATAGTTCACCAACAAGAGTTAGCTGGACACAAATACACGAAACAAACAATGTAAACTGGACTTTTGTTGCCACTGCAACTACAGGAAGTGTAGGAGTAACCGCTTTTGAAGGAACCAAATTTGCTAATTTTCCGGCCAATACTTCTTCTGCAGATAAAACAAAACTGGTGAGTCCACCATTTAATACGGCTGGTCTTACTTCTCCAAAAATTAGTTTTTACCTTATTAACCCACAGCTGAATGGGAATGCAAACTGGGTTAGAATTTATTACAGAATGTCAGCTACAGATCCCTGGATAACATTGTTGGGATTTCAGCCTCCTTTTGCTTCCTGGTTTCATTTTGCAAATATCGGCATGCCTCCTAATATTTATCAGGTAGCTATAGAATGTGAAAATGCTCAGGGATATTCAACATTAATAGATGGCGTTACAATAAGCAATGATGATTTAAGTACCCATGATATTTCAAAACTGGCGAAAATATTAATTAAATATTATCCAAATCCAGCTAAAGAGGTTCTGAATTTTACAAGTGATGAAAGAATGGAGGAAATCAATATTTACGATGCAGCCGGAAAAAAAGTACTGACGAATAGAGTAGATGCGGATAACGGAAATATCAATGTATCACGTTTGAGTAATGGAATGTATATCATTTCGGGTAAAACTGAGAAGGGAAATACAGAACCATTTAAAATGATAAAAAAATAGAAAGATCGTATTACAATACTGAATTTTATTAGTAGAAAGCATCTCTTAGAGGTGCTTTTAAATTTTTAATAGTCACAAATAAAATACGTGCTGGAAACAGTTTTTTATTTTTGAAGACTCAAGTCCAGAACCGTCACATGATGAAACGTATGTTAATTTATCAATTGTTGATAAATATAATATATTTTGAAATTGTTCCTAATGAAATTTAAAGTCCCTTATTTTTTTCAAACTATAAAATGTCTGGTTTATAACTGGAAATGTCCGGTTGAACCATTTTGTGGTTATATGCTAATGCAGTATGCGATATGTTTGCTTCATAATTATTAAAAAAAATATCATGAATGCAATCAGAAAATTTACGATCGCAAGTGCAATATGTGCAAGTCTTTTTTCAGCAGTAACAATCTCCTGTAGTGAAGATAATGATTTTCCAACAGGGCAAGAAACACCGGCAGTAAATCATAACAATGCAAAAACAAGGTTTATCAATGTCAAAGGAACTTATTTTGCTTACCGTAGTTGGGGTAAGGAAGGTGGCATCCCCTTAGTATTATTGCCGGGAACAGGAGGATCAATGGATGATTGGGATCCGGCAGTCACAGATGGCTTTGCAAAGCAATATAAAATCATCATATTCGATAATAAAGGGGTTGCGAGTTCAAAAGGAACTACTCCCAATACTGTGCAGGCAATGGCGAACGATGCTATTGATTTCATTAAGGCACTGAAGCTGGGAAAGGTTAATATCATGGGATTTTCAATGGGAGGCTTTGTAGCGCAGCGAATCGTTTTGACGGAACCTGAGCTTATTAACAAGATTATTTTAGCGGATAGTGGGCCTAAAGGGGCAATTGGTCTGTCCAACCTGCCCAGCATCATTGCTGGAACAGCTGGGCTTAGTTCGGAAGAATCTTACTTAAAATTTGGTTTTACTGATTCAGATAAAAGCATTGCTGCGGGAAAAGCGTCCTTTGCAAGGGTGTATTTACGTACGACCGACAGAGATCTTCTTCTGAGCGACGCTACATCCGCTGCACAGTTTACTGCTGTTTTGGCATGGGCTCAACCTGATGCAGGTGCGCTGGAAGAGATAAAAATGATAAAAAAGCCTGTTCTCATCATTCATGGTGATAAAGACCTGCCTATATCCATCCAAAATGCTTATAATATGAAGCAAAACTTAGAAAATTCTGTACTCCTGGAATTCTCCGACTCTGGACACGCTGCTTTCTATCAGAACCATGAGGTATTCCTGAATAAAGCACTGGAATTTTTAGAGCAATAGATCGGGTATAAATAGTACTGATCATACAGCAGTTGGCAGATCATTTTAAAATGATCTGCCATTTTCATTTTTTTTCGATGCCTTCACTACATAAAATAGGTCTGATAGCAGAAAAACACCAGTTATTAAGAATTATTTGTGTTTTTTTTCGTAGCAAACAATTGTATCCAAGTAAAAATAAAAAAGTCCTTACATTACTGTAAAGACTTGATTGTGATTAAGTGAGCGCGTCAGGATTCGAACCTGAGACCGTCTGCTTAGAAGGCAGACTGCTGTAATTTTTATATAGTTAGATTTGTTATTCTAAAAATCTCTTAAATAGTATATTATATATCTATTTTGTATTTTTTATATCTATTCTTTTTACTATTTTTGCACTGTAAAGCTGACCTGAAAACTGACCTTACCTTTACCTGACCTAAATATAAAAAGATATGGCAACAATCAAAAGAGCATTAAAAACAAAGCCTAACAATGAGGGTTTTTATCCTATTGTTTTTAGAGTGTACCACGATGGTAAATCTGCTGAAATATACTCTAAAATCTATATTGATAAGAATGACTGGGATACTTCCAATAACATTGTTAAAAGAAATAACAGCAATTACAAAAACATTAATAGTTTCCTGAATAAAATTCAAGGAGAGTTAAATGATATTATTAACAAGCTCGAAGCTACTGGCAAAGAATATTGGGCAATTGATGTGAAAAATGAGTATTCCAGATTGATTGAATCTGAGAAAAAAATAGCTGTCAATGAGAATGTAGATTTTATAGAGTTTTTGGATGGATGCATAAAAAGACAAAGCCCAGGCAATGGTAAGGTTACTCGTGATACAAAGAATTTCTTAATCAGGTTTTCAGGAAAGAGGTTACCTGTTTATAAGATTGATGGTGACTTTGTAAAAGAGTTCCACGATTTTGTTAAGAAAACAAGTACTTCCGATGGTAGCACCAGAATGAGGAGTTTTAAAGCAAGATTCAACGAATTAAAAGAATTGGGTTTGGCTACTGACAGAAACCCTTTTACATCAATCAAAATCAAGCAAAAAAGGACTCAGAGCCTTATAGCTTTATCAAATGATGAAATTGAAAAGCTAAAGGGGTTTGAGTATAACAAATACCCTGATTTGAAGCTGTCTTATATTACTTTTATGTTTTCGTATTATGCTCTGGGAATTAATTTTAAAGATGTTATAAAGCTGAAATATTCTAATATTAAAAGGGATAAGATTTCGTACATCAGAAGCAAAACGGGTAAATTAATTGAAATTCCCAGACTTCCAGAAATAGAACCTTATTTAGAGCTGATTAATAATTATCCAAAGGAAAACAATGATTATGTTTTTCCTTACCTTTTAAAAAGACATGATACAGATAATAGAATCTTTAATAGAGGTAATAAGCTTATAACAGTTTTTAACAATAACTTAAAGAAAATAGCCACTTTAGCTAAGATAGAGAGTAATCTAACCACGTATGTTGCAAGACATTCAGCCTCAAATAAGCTGTATAACACTAAAGTACCTATTGAAGTGATAAAAGATTTATTGGGGCATGACAGTGTTAAAACAACAGAGGGATATATAAAATCACTTCAAACTTCACAAACACAGGAAATTATTAAAGGAATTCTGTAATTTCGTAATATGTTAAGTGATATACATAGAATCTTTAATGCTTCATTTGAAGTAACGAAATTAAAAACTGAAAAAGAATTTGCAGATTTTTTTGAAAATTTCAAAACTGATAATATTTCAGAAAGACTTAATCAGGAATTGTATAATCTATTCCTGAAATCAAAGAAACAAAGGCTTTTTGAAGTGCTTTTAAGCCTTTCAAAATGGGGGTTAAAGAGTTATAGTAACTGGAAGTTAAGTTTTCCATTTGCTCCGAAAATCACCCATTTTAATAATAATTCTATAAATTTAGAACTGAAAAATTTCGAAAAAGAAATAACATTTTCTATTATAAACATTCTACTGTTTCTAAAATTAAATTTTAGAAATAAGAAAGGTGAAATTTTTTCTTTGCCAATGGTACTTTATTCTGAAAAGGTCTTAAATAGTAAGTATCCTATACATAGTATTGAATTTAAAATTTCCAGATATGAGGATTATTTGAGGAAAGTAGAAAAGGAAATTTTTATAAAATATCTTTATTATTCAGTGTTAGGAACGGTCAAGTTTCAGAATATTGGAAGCCTCAATTTAGAGGATTCTAATTCTGTATTAAAACAAAAACTTACATTAGCTAACCAATCTTTACTTAAAAGGCTGGAATTCCTGAAAAGTGAGAATACACTCAACTATTATTCATATATAAACGAAATTCAGAAAACTGAATCTAATGCTGAAAATATTGCTTCTACTGCATTTGTATTAGAGGAAAATTTCACAAAGGAAGTTTTGAAGGATTTTAACTTGAATCTGAGCTTTAAAGAGGAGTTCAGAGAAAAAGTATTTATCGCGTTAAAGCCTTATTTTACTGAGAATTCTCAGTCTTTATTAAAAAAGCTATTGGATTCTGAAAGCACCAGTACAAGAAGCAAAATTGTATTTAATCAGTCTGGTATCTGTCTGACCTACTTTTTAAAAGAGCTTTATAATAGGCAAATTATTATTTCTAATTCAAAAACTACAGTTCAAAACTGGCTAATAGAAAACTTTTTATATACATACAAGGGAAGTATTAAAGATTTTACAGCCAATACTGTACAAAAAACTCTTTTCAGAGATGAAAAGCCTCCAAAACATGTAATAGAACTAAATTTTTAATACCTGTTTTCTGCCTATTTTGTGCTTAGGCATTTTTAAGGATTTAAAATTTTAGGATACTTGCACCATAATAACAATAAAAATTAAAACAAAATGGGGCAAATGCAACAAATGAACTATTACAAATCAAATTCTCACTATTATTCTCAATCTATTAGAAAGACTTTTCTAACTATTCAGGAAGCTGCAAAATATTTAGGCTACAAAGTTTCTACCCTCTATAAAATGAATTCAGAGGGTAAAATTCCGTTTTATAATCCTACAAAAGGGAAAGTGCTGTATTCAAAACAGGAACTTGATGAGTGGATAAAAGGGGGTAAGCTTTCAGTAAATGACTTAGAAAAGAAATTTAGAGGTTCCTAAAATAAATTCCGTAAACAAATCTTTCAGAAATTAAATTTTAACCAATACGAATCCATAGAAGTACTTTAGTTAAACCAAAGTAACAGCAACCGATCTTCGGGCACGGTGCTACAAGGAGTAAATCCAGATTCGGAACATATAAATGTTCAAACCTCAGCCTTTCTATGGTTCGTTGTTTTAAAACCTATAAAACAATGTTCAAAATCTTCACAAACCTTTTTACTAAAAATTCTACAAAAACCATTGAAAAAATTCAGCAAGTAGTTGACTATATAAAAGATAGTTCCAGACCTGAAGTAAAAGAAATTAAAAAACTCAGAGCCTTACAAAAAGGGACACCAGAGTTTAATTCAATAAAAAAACAGTTGCCTCTCATTTTGTGGAATTTTACCACCGATGGTAAACGAAGGATTAAAAATATTATTCAATCAACAGGCTATATTTACTATGATATTGATAATAATTTAGATTTTCAGTTTAATAAAAATTACTTTACTGCATACTGGAAAAGT
The Chryseobacterium sp. W4I1 DNA segment above includes these coding regions:
- a CDS encoding helix-turn-helix domain-containing protein, translating into MQQMNYYKSNSHYYSQSIRKTFLTIQEAAKYLGYKVSTLYKMNSEGKIPFYNPTKGKVLYSKQELDEWIKGGKLSVNDLEKKFRGS
- a CDS encoding site-specific integrase translates to MATIKRALKTKPNNEGFYPIVFRVYHDGKSAEIYSKIYIDKNDWDTSNNIVKRNNSNYKNINSFLNKIQGELNDIINKLEATGKEYWAIDVKNEYSRLIESEKKIAVNENVDFIEFLDGCIKRQSPGNGKVTRDTKNFLIRFSGKRLPVYKIDGDFVKEFHDFVKKTSTSDGSTRMRSFKARFNELKELGLATDRNPFTSIKIKQKRTQSLIALSNDEIEKLKGFEYNKYPDLKLSYITFMFSYYALGINFKDVIKLKYSNIKRDKISYIRSKTGKLIEIPRLPEIEPYLELINNYPKENNDYVFPYLLKRHDTDNRIFNRGNKLITVFNNNLKKIATLAKIESNLTTYVARHSASNKLYNTKVPIEVIKDLLGHDSVKTTEGYIKSLQTSQTQEIIKGIL
- a CDS encoding alpha/beta fold hydrolase, giving the protein MNAIRKFTIASAICASLFSAVTISCSEDNDFPTGQETPAVNHNNAKTRFINVKGTYFAYRSWGKEGGIPLVLLPGTGGSMDDWDPAVTDGFAKQYKIIIFDNKGVASSKGTTPNTVQAMANDAIDFIKALKLGKVNIMGFSMGGFVAQRIVLTEPELINKIILADSGPKGAIGLSNLPSIIAGTAGLSSEESYLKFGFTDSDKSIAAGKASFARVYLRTTDRDLLLSDATSAAQFTAVLAWAQPDAGALEEIKMIKKPVLIIHGDKDLPISIQNAYNMKQNLENSVLLEFSDSGHAAFYQNHEVFLNKALEFLEQ
- a CDS encoding T9SS type A sorting domain-containing protein, whose translation is MRTNLFFKIMMNRQFFVFLLMFSSIGFNAQISAFPWTETFEDSSPTRVSWTQIHETNNVNWTFVATATTGSVGVTAFEGTKFANFPANTSSADKTKLVSPPFNTAGLTSPKISFYLINPQLNGNANWVRIYYRMSATDPWITLLGFQPPFASWFHFANIGMPPNIYQVAIECENAQGYSTLIDGVTISNDDLSTHDISKLAKILIKYYPNPAKEVLNFTSDERMEEINIYDAAGKKVLTNRVDADNGNINVSRLSNGMYIISGKTEKGNTEPFKMIKK